Proteins encoded by one window of uncultured Bacteroides sp.:
- a CDS encoding threonine/serine exporter family protein — protein sequence MDIHLELKELSKFLSDYSTSLMAVGVHTSRIVRNTARIAESFGFFVDMTIFQKTIIMTLRDKDNTHSYSTVNKIKPMALNFEINSRLSTLSWEAYDDHLSLDELKAKYNEIISHPRMSKWMVLFLVACANASFCRLFTGDWQAMGVVFIATLVGFFVRQKMMERHVNHLFVFVVSSFVASMIGCTAVLYNIGTTPQIALGTSVLYLVPGVPLINGIIDIIEGHVLAGVSRLINAALLIICLSIGLSLTLLLLGVQTL from the coding sequence ATGGACATTCATTTAGAGCTCAAAGAGTTATCCAAATTTTTATCTGACTATTCTACCAGTCTGATGGCGGTAGGAGTTCATACGTCGCGTATTGTTCGTAACACAGCACGTATAGCTGAGTCTTTTGGTTTTTTTGTTGATATGACAATCTTCCAAAAAACTATTATAATGACCTTGCGTGACAAGGATAATACCCATTCTTATAGCACAGTAAACAAAATTAAGCCTATGGCTTTGAATTTTGAAATTAATTCACGGCTAAGTACTCTAAGTTGGGAAGCGTATGATGATCATTTATCTTTAGATGAGCTAAAGGCTAAATATAATGAGATCATCAGTCACCCACGTATGAGCAAGTGGATGGTTCTTTTTCTTGTTGCGTGTGCCAATGCATCATTCTGTCGCCTTTTCACTGGTGACTGGCAAGCAATGGGCGTTGTTTTTATAGCTACATTGGTAGGTTTCTTTGTTCGTCAAAAAATGATGGAAAGACATGTAAATCATTTATTTGTATTTGTTGTATCATCTTTTGTTGCTTCAATGATTGGCTGTACTGCTGTTCTTTACAATATAGGTACTACACCTCAAATTGCATTAGGTACCAGCGTACTCTATCTTGTCCCTGGTGTACCTTTGATCAATGGAATTATTGATATTATAGAAGGACACGTATTGGCCGGCGTTTCACGTCTTATTAACGCTGCATTATTAATTATCTGCCTTTCAATTGGCTTGTCACTTACTTTATTGTTATTAGGAGTACAAACATTATGA
- a CDS encoding threonine/serine exporter family protein — MMNFDLLQAIIFDGFFAAIASVGFAVISNPPRKAILVSALLAAVGHGLRYCLLHCTSLDIASASFVAAFSIGMLSIVFARMIHCPAEVFSFPSLLPMIPGMFAYKTVLYLVKFIQCKDNSASVDIMVSIFRNGLTATFIMFALVVGVALPMFIFHKQSFAVTRILKLVKKN; from the coding sequence ATGATGAACTTTGATTTATTGCAAGCTATTATTTTTGATGGCTTTTTTGCAGCTATTGCTTCCGTTGGGTTTGCCGTTATCTCTAATCCTCCACGTAAGGCTATTTTAGTTTCTGCACTTCTGGCAGCTGTGGGGCATGGATTGCGTTATTGTTTACTGCATTGCACATCACTGGATATTGCTTCGGCATCCTTTGTTGCCGCTTTTTCTATTGGTATGCTAAGTATTGTCTTTGCAAGAATGATTCATTGTCCTGCTGAAGTATTCTCTTTCCCTTCTCTTTTACCTATGATTCCGGGAATGTTTGCATATAAAACTGTTCTTTATTTAGTAAAGTTCATTCAATGCAAGGACAACTCTGCTTCGGTTGATATAATGGTATCTATCTTTAGAAATGGATTAACAGCTACTTTTATTATGTTTGCTCTTGTTGTAGGAGTTGCACTTCCTATGTTTATTTTTCACAAACAATCTTTTGCTGTAACACGTATCCTCAAATTAGTAAAGAAAAACTAA
- the gpmA gene encoding 2,3-diphosphoglycerate-dependent phosphoglycerate mutase: MKRLILIRHGESEWNKENRFTGWTDVDLSDKGEKEAKEAGKRMKEAGIGFDIAYSSVQKRAIRTQHIVQEETDLLWVPEVHHWRLNERHYGALQGLNKAETAQKYGDEQVHIWRRSFNIAPPLLEQNDERCASNETKYNGIDPSVLPLGESLEMTIKRVLPFWQDHIAPSLLEGKTVLVAAHGNSLRALIKYLDNISDEDIVNLEIPTGIPLVYELDNNLKPTNHYYLK; this comes from the coding sequence ATGAAAAGACTTATACTGATAAGACACGGAGAAAGTGAATGGAATAAAGAGAATAGATTTACAGGATGGACCGATGTTGACTTAAGCGACAAAGGAGAGAAAGAAGCCAAAGAAGCTGGTAAAAGAATGAAAGAAGCTGGAATTGGCTTTGATATAGCTTATTCTTCAGTACAAAAGCGTGCTATTAGAACACAACATATAGTTCAGGAAGAGACTGATTTATTATGGGTGCCCGAAGTTCATCACTGGAGATTGAATGAGCGCCATTATGGTGCATTGCAAGGACTAAACAAAGCCGAAACTGCTCAGAAATATGGGGATGAGCAAGTGCATATCTGGCGTAGAAGTTTCAATATTGCTCCTCCTCTACTAGAACAGAATGATGAACGTTGTGCTTCAAATGAAACAAAATATAATGGTATTGATCCATCTGTTCTTCCATTAGGCGAATCTCTTGAAATGACAATTAAGCGTGTATTACCTTTCTGGCAAGATCACATTGCACCTTCTTTACTTGAAGGAAAAACAGTGTTGGTTGCTGCACATGGAAATAGTCTGCGAGCATTGATTAAGTATCTCGATAATATCAGCGATGAAGATATTGTTAATTTAGAAATCCCTACTGGAATTCCTTTGGTTTATGAATTAGACAATAATTTGAAGCCTACGAATCATTATTATCTGAAGTAG
- a CDS encoding bifunctional 4-hydroxy-2-oxoglutarate aldolase/2-dehydro-3-deoxy-phosphogluconate aldolase, translated as MARFSKIQVLNAMASTGMVPVFYNKDVEVAKNVVKACYDGGVRAFEFTNRGDFAQEVFAELVKWAAKECPEMILGIGSIVDPATAAMYLQLGANFIVGPLFNPEIAKVCNRRLVPYTPGCGSVSEIGFAQEVGCDLCKVFPAGNVGGPSFVKNVKAPMPWSLLMVTGGVEPTKDNLTAWIKAGVTCVGMGSNLFPKDVVAAQDWGWIVAKCKEAFGYIAEARK; from the coding sequence ATGGCAAGATTTTCAAAAATACAGGTGCTTAATGCAATGGCAAGCACTGGGATGGTTCCCGTTTTCTATAATAAAGATGTTGAAGTAGCAAAGAATGTTGTAAAAGCATGCTATGATGGTGGCGTTCGTGCTTTCGAATTCACAAACCGTGGCGACTTTGCTCAGGAAGTATTTGCTGAATTAGTAAAATGGGCTGCTAAAGAATGTCCTGAAATGATTCTTGGAATTGGTTCTATTGTTGATCCAGCTACAGCGGCAATGTATCTTCAGTTAGGTGCAAACTTTATTGTTGGACCATTGTTCAACCCTGAAATTGCTAAGGTTTGTAATCGTCGTTTGGTTCCTTACACTCCTGGATGTGGTTCAGTTTCAGAAATTGGTTTCGCACAGGAAGTAGGATGTGATCTTTGCAAAGTATTCCCTGCCGGAAACGTAGGTGGTCCTTCATTCGTGAAGAATGTTAAGGCTCCAATGCCTTGGTCTTTACTAATGGTTACAGGTGGTGTTGAGCCAACAAAAGATAACCTTACTGCATGGATTAAAGCTGGCGTTACTTGTGTAGGTATGGGATCTAATCTTTTCCCAAAAGATGTAGTTGCTGCTCAGGATTGGGGATGGATTGTTGCTAAATGCAAAGAAGCTTTCGGATATATTGCCGAAGCTCGCAAATAA
- a CDS encoding sugar kinase, with protein sequence MGKKVVTFGEIMLRLATPGYLRFSQAKEFNATFGGGEANVAVSLANYGLETEFVTRLPKNDIAESCIMDLRSHSVGTKEIIFGGDRVGIYFLETGAVARASKVVYDRANSSISTIQPGMINWKEVFKDAEWFHWTGITPALSQGAADACLEAIKVANEMGVTVSTDLNFRKNLWKYGKTASEVMPALVEGCDVILGNEEDCEKVFGVKPEGFDVADTKGEVNAAEFESVCTQMMAKFPRAKKVIVTLRGSINANHNTWGGVLYSDGSLKQSKRYDITHIVDRVGGGDSFMGGLIYGLISYPKDDQKALEFAVAASCLKHTIYGDFNLVTVSEVENLMKGDGSGRVSR encoded by the coding sequence ATGGGAAAGAAAGTTGTTACTTTTGGGGAAATTATGTTGCGTTTGGCAACTCCTGGTTATTTAAGATTTTCACAAGCAAAGGAATTTAACGCTACATTTGGCGGTGGAGAAGCAAATGTTGCTGTTTCTTTGGCAAACTATGGCTTGGAAACTGAATTTGTGACTCGCCTACCTAAAAATGACATCGCAGAATCTTGCATCATGGACCTTCGTTCACACAGCGTTGGAACAAAAGAAATTATCTTCGGTGGTGACCGTGTAGGTATTTATTTCCTTGAAACAGGTGCTGTTGCTCGTGCTTCAAAAGTAGTTTACGACCGTGCAAACTCTTCTATTTCAACTATCCAACCAGGAATGATTAACTGGAAAGAAGTATTTAAAGATGCTGAATGGTTCCACTGGACTGGTATTACTCCAGCTTTGTCACAAGGTGCTGCTGATGCTTGTCTTGAAGCAATTAAAGTTGCTAACGAAATGGGTGTTACTGTTTCTACCGACTTGAACTTCCGTAAAAACCTTTGGAAATATGGTAAAACTGCATCTGAAGTTATGCCAGCTTTAGTAGAAGGTTGTGATGTGATCCTTGGTAATGAAGAAGACTGCGAAAAAGTATTTGGTGTTAAACCAGAAGGCTTTGATGTAGCTGATACAAAAGGTGAAGTTAACGCAGCTGAATTTGAATCAGTATGTACTCAGATGATGGCTAAATTCCCACGTGCTAAGAAGGTTATTGTTACTCTTCGTGGTTCTATCAATGCAAACCACAATACTTGGGGTGGTGTTCTTTACTCTGACGGTTCATTGAAACAATCTAAGAGATATGATATCACACACATTGTTGACCGTGTAGGTGGTGGTGATTCATTCATGGGTGGTCTTATCTACGGTTTGATTTCTTATCCAAAAGATGATCAAAAAGCTTTGGAATTTGCAGTTGCAGCTTCTTGCCTGAAACATACAATCTATGGTGACTTCAATTTAGTTACTGTTTCTGAAGTTGAGAACTTAATGAAGGGTGATGGTTCAGGTCGTGTTTCTCGTTAA
- a CDS encoding LacI family DNA-binding transcriptional regulator: protein MDELPERIRIKDIARLADVSVGTVDRVIHGRSGVSESSKKRVEEILKQLNYQPNMYASALASNKKYLFVCLLPQHLEGEYWTAVEKGLDDAVVAYSDFNLSMKLYYYDPYDYTSFISAGKEIMAEHPDGVLLSPTVIDVTRRFTDQLSVLSIPYIFIDSNISDLHPLAFYGQNSERSGYFAAKMLMLMAGKAEEIAIFRQIKEGIIGSNQQENREKGFRAYMTEHFPSCHIAELNLHPKSPNEDEQLLDAFFEEHRSLTCGITFNSKVHIIGEYLQEKNIKDFNLIGYDLLERNVACLKNGSVSMLIAQQPEVQGYNGIKALCDQLIFKKDANSVNYMPIDLLTAETVDFYLDFQK, encoded by the coding sequence ATGGATGAACTGCCGGAAAGAATACGAATAAAAGATATAGCACGTTTGGCTGATGTGTCAGTTGGTACTGTGGATCGTGTGATTCATGGCCGGAGTGGAGTGTCTGAAAGTAGCAAGAAACGTGTTGAAGAGATACTAAAGCAATTAAATTACCAGCCTAATATGTATGCCAGTGCTCTGGCTTCAAATAAGAAATACCTTTTTGTATGCTTGCTGCCCCAGCATCTGGAAGGGGAATACTGGACTGCAGTAGAAAAAGGATTAGATGATGCAGTAGTTGCTTATTCTGATTTTAATCTTTCCATGAAGTTGTACTATTACGATCCTTATGATTATACATCATTCATATCTGCAGGGAAAGAAATAATGGCAGAACATCCTGATGGAGTTCTACTCTCTCCTACTGTGATTGATGTTACCCGCAGATTTACTGATCAACTTTCGGTGCTTTCTATACCTTATATATTTATAGACTCAAATATTTCGGATCTGCATCCGTTGGCATTTTATGGCCAGAACTCTGAAAGGAGTGGTTATTTTGCAGCGAAGATGCTAATGTTGATGGCCGGGAAAGCTGAAGAGATTGCAATCTTTCGCCAGATTAAAGAAGGAATTATAGGGTCTAACCAACAGGAGAACAGAGAAAAAGGTTTCAGAGCTTATATGACTGAGCATTTTCCTTCATGCCATATTGCCGAGTTAAACCTTCATCCTAAATCTCCCAATGAAGACGAACAATTATTAGATGCTTTCTTTGAGGAACATCGTTCATTGACATGTGGAATTACCTTTAACTCGAAAGTGCATATCATTGGAGAGTATTTACAGGAAAAGAATATTAAAGATTTTAATCTGATAGGATATGACTTATTGGAACGAAATGTAGCTTGTCTGAAGAATGGTTCGGTGTCAATGCTTATTGCACAGCAGCCTGAAGTTCAAGGATATAATGGTATAAAAGCATTATGTGATCAGTTGATATTTAAAAAGGATGCAAATAGTGTGAATTACATGCCAATAGACTTATTAACAGCTGAGACTGTGGACTTTTATCTGGATTTTCAAAAATAG
- a CDS encoding altronate dehydratase family protein — METKYLKINPADNVAVAIFNLSAGETISVNGLDIKINEDIPAGHKFALKDFAIDSHIVKYGYAIGHAICAIKQGDWVNEKKIKTNLSGLLEYTYNPAHETLSIANKNLTFKGYRRKNGDVGVRNEIWIIPTVGCVNGVVNQLAEELRRETEGKGVDAIVAYPHNYGCSQLGDDHENTRKILRDMVLHPNAGAVFVVGLGCENNQLPAFREFIGEFDTERVAFMETQKVGDEFEEGMVILRDLYAKASKDVRVDVPLSELRVGLKCGGSDGFSGITANPLLGMFSDFLIAQGGTSVLTEVPEMFGAETILMNRCESKDLFEQTVHLINDFKDYFIRNEQPIYENPSPGNKAGGISTLEEKSLGCTQKCGKSVVKGVMKYGERIQTKGLNLLSAPGNDLVAATTLASCGCHMVLFTTGRGTPFGTYVPTMKISTNSNLAKNKPGWIDFNAGIILENEPMEKTCERFTEYIIKVASGELVNNEKKNYREIAIFKTGVTL, encoded by the coding sequence ATGGAAACAAAGTATTTAAAAATCAATCCTGCCGACAATGTAGCTGTTGCTATCTTTAATTTGTCAGCTGGTGAAACCATTTCTGTAAACGGATTGGATATTAAGATAAACGAAGATATCCCTGCAGGACACAAATTTGCTCTGAAGGACTTTGCCATTGATAGCCACATTGTTAAATATGGTTATGCCATTGGTCATGCAATCTGCGCTATTAAGCAAGGTGACTGGGTTAACGAAAAGAAAATCAAGACTAACCTGTCCGGCTTGCTTGAATATACATACAACCCTGCTCACGAAACTCTGAGTATTGCTAATAAGAACCTTACATTTAAAGGATACAGACGCAAAAACGGAGATGTTGGCGTTAGAAATGAAATCTGGATTATTCCTACAGTAGGTTGTGTTAACGGAGTTGTTAACCAATTAGCTGAAGAGCTTCGCCGTGAAACTGAAGGTAAAGGTGTTGATGCAATTGTAGCATATCCTCATAATTACGGTTGTTCTCAGTTAGGTGATGACCATGAGAATACACGTAAAATCTTGCGTGATATGGTTCTTCACCCAAATGCAGGAGCTGTATTTGTTGTAGGTCTGGGATGTGAAAACAATCAGCTTCCAGCTTTCCGTGAGTTTATTGGTGAATTTGACACAGAACGTGTAGCTTTCATGGAAACTCAAAAGGTTGGTGATGAGTTTGAAGAAGGAATGGTTATTCTCCGCGATCTTTATGCAAAAGCTAGCAAAGATGTACGCGTTGATGTTCCTCTTTCAGAACTTCGTGTAGGATTAAAATGTGGTGGTTCAGACGGATTCTCAGGAATTACTGCCAATCCATTACTAGGAATGTTCTCTGACTTCCTTATTGCTCAGGGAGGAACTTCTGTACTTACTGAGGTACCTGAAATGTTTGGTGCTGAAACCATCCTTATGAACCGTTGCGAAAGCAAAGATCTATTTGAACAAACAGTTCACCTGATCAATGACTTCAAAGATTACTTTATCCGCAACGAACAACCTATTTATGAGAACCCTTCTCCGGGAAATAAAGCTGGTGGTATTTCTACATTGGAAGAAAAGTCTTTAGGATGTACTCAGAAATGTGGTAAGAGCGTTGTTAAGGGAGTAATGAAATATGGAGAAAGAATCCAGACTAAAGGTCTAAACCTTTTAAGTGCTCCTGGTAACGACCTGGTTGCTGCAACAACACTGGCATCTTGTGGTTGCCACATGGTTCTGTTCACAACAGGTCGTGGAACTCCATTTGGTACTTATGTTCCAACAATGAAGATTTCTACAAACTCAAATCTTGCAAAGAATAAACCAGGATGGATTGATTTCAATGCAGGAATTATTCTGGAGAACGAGCCAATGGAAAAAACCTGCGAACGCTTTACTGAATACATCATCAAAGTGGCAAGCGGAGAGTTGGTAAACAACGAAAAGAAAAACTATCGTGAAATTGCAATCTTTAAAACAGGTGTAACTCTCTAA
- a CDS encoding thiol protease/hemagglutinin PrtT, giving the protein MRRILLLLISLYVLLPSGYSKPRTYSQTLDIANTFYHQLPGSIAVRSLSASNLKLAYSAYKDDILTRSTENAYFYVFNIGDNNGFILVSGDDSAKEILGYSMSGNFSIDSIPTNFRNWLDVYKKEIDLLMNSSTTSSATTLKTETSNISATAISPLLGNIKWDQSSPYNISCPKSGLSLRLTYTGCVATAIAQIMKYYQYPVKGISSKTYMSKTINKQLTADFSATNYDWSNMLNTYIGTESDAQKNAVATLMYHCGVAASMDYSTTGSSAYDENAAMGLINYFGYDPNLRTIYRDYYSADEWELILRSELNSSRPVLYGGGNKNNEGHAFVCDGYDTNNLYHFNWGWNGSCDGYYALTSLNPNSSGTDTGSTDGGYTIAQDMTIGIQKPSTESKPSYQLLLNDESDMTFTTQNTSGSSTFSMSVPFYNGGITSFNGKTAIGLYKDSNLITTLGETGSTILSGFNDGSYYGTTFSYTNISLPANLSNGTYQLYSVYKGNDETSWSKMRGLATRVAFFSIQLVDGTATLNDGSATGIDNIINNQLRIYPGITKDLIYVQSADIVKAISIVDLSGKQILLVKPETNGEISIPVSSLIAGAYILRCEISSGFKVFKFIKCK; this is encoded by the coding sequence ATGAGAAGAATTCTGCTGCTCCTCATCTCCTTATACGTGTTGCTCCCATCGGGGTATTCAAAGCCACGCACATACAGTCAAACACTTGATATTGCAAATACTTTCTATCACCAATTACCCGGATCAATAGCAGTAAGATCTTTATCAGCAAGTAACCTTAAACTTGCTTACAGCGCGTATAAAGATGACATTCTTACCCGATCTACAGAAAATGCTTATTTCTATGTATTTAATATTGGAGATAACAATGGATTTATTCTGGTTTCCGGTGATGACAGTGCTAAAGAAATATTAGGTTACAGTATGTCCGGTAATTTTTCAATAGACAGTATTCCAACCAATTTCCGTAACTGGCTTGATGTTTATAAAAAAGAGATTGATTTATTAATGAACAGTAGCACTACTTCTTCCGCTACTACTTTGAAAACTGAGACCAGTAATATCTCAGCAACGGCTATTTCTCCTTTACTTGGAAATATTAAATGGGATCAGAGTTCTCCATATAATATTTCATGTCCAAAATCAGGTCTCAGTCTCAGATTAACATATACCGGATGCGTAGCAACTGCTATTGCACAGATCATGAAATATTACCAGTATCCGGTTAAAGGAATAAGTTCAAAGACCTATATGTCAAAAACAATAAATAAACAGCTCACTGCAGATTTCTCAGCAACAAATTATGATTGGAGCAATATGCTTAACACATATATAGGAACAGAATCTGATGCTCAGAAGAATGCAGTAGCCACTCTTATGTATCATTGTGGAGTTGCTGCAAGCATGGATTACAGCACAACCGGAAGTTCAGCTTATGACGAAAATGCTGCCATGGGACTTATTAATTACTTTGGATATGATCCAAACTTACGTACTATATATCGAGATTATTATTCTGCCGATGAATGGGAACTAATTCTAAGAAGCGAGCTGAACAGTAGTCGTCCTGTATTATATGGTGGAGGAAACAAAAATAATGAAGGGCATGCATTTGTGTGTGATGGCTATGATACCAATAATTTGTATCATTTCAACTGGGGCTGGAATGGAAGCTGCGACGGATATTATGCACTTACATCTCTGAACCCCAATAGTTCAGGAACAGATACTGGAAGTACTGATGGAGGATATACAATAGCTCAGGATATGACCATAGGAATTCAAAAGCCATCTACAGAATCAAAGCCTTCTTATCAATTGTTACTAAATGATGAATCGGATATGACTTTTACTACACAAAACACATCAGGCTCCTCAACATTCAGTATGTCTGTTCCATTTTATAATGGAGGTATTACTTCCTTTAATGGTAAAACAGCTATAGGTTTGTACAAAGATTCAAATCTGATTACTACTCTAGGTGAAACAGGCAGCACAATTTTATCAGGTTTTAATGATGGCTCTTATTATGGTACAACATTCAGCTATACAAATATAAGTCTCCCTGCTAATTTATCGAATGGTACTTACCAATTATACAGTGTATACAAAGGAAATGACGAGACATCCTGGAGTAAAATGAGAGGACTTGCAACTAGAGTTGCGTTTTTCAGTATTCAATTGGTAGATGGTACTGCTACATTAAATGACGGATCTGCCACAGGTATTGATAATATAATAAATAATCAATTACGCATTTATCCAGGAATTACTAAAGATCTGATATATGTACAATCAGCCGATATTGTTAAAGCAATAAGTATTGTAGATCTTTCAGGAAAACAAATTTTGTTGGTTAAACCGGAAACTAATGGAGAAATATCAATTCCTGTAAGCAGCCTTATTGCAGGAGCATATATTCTTCGATGTGAAATATCATCAGGCTTTAAAGTCTTTAAATTTATAAAATGTAAATAG
- a CDS encoding thiol protease/hemagglutinin PrtT → MKKTLLFITLFLILFLNAFAGSRTSSEALTIANSFHQKSKGTIKLLSTESSTLTLAYTCTDAISTRSTSENAYYYVYNIGNNNGFIIVSGDDRAKDILGYSDVGSFDINSLPPNFTTWLGFYQKQMKCLMEQTEVQTVSTTTLASVSTRQATYATTVSPLLGNIKWNQSSPYNNLCPLINTTTRAAAGCVATAMSQVMRFYKWPVTGIGSNTYTSTDLKKQLTANFSATTYDWGNMTETYNSSSTIAQNSAVATLVYHAGVSVNMNYGESSSASTFSMAKALINNFGYDSNLQYYERDFYSSSEWINLIKTELNAQRPVLYAGQATDGGHEFVCDGYDSNNLFHFNWGWGGMSDGYFELSALNPSSLGIGGGNSGGFNSDQNIVVGIQKPNSSSTVPAYQLYLYSLLKPALNSVNRSDQFTISISPIYNMGINTFSGTVGIALYDNNGFVKLLDSDQIPLTESGHGYNLSYTNSIPTSVVNGNYKLYCVFTPSGQTNWQIMRGRVGTPNYLNVSVSSSNITFSTPDVYPKLTLNSLSGIGTLYQNKTGRFKLNITNAGGEYNSNIVLKLSLSNSSSSQTVCTDPVTIAAGETKDIELSGDISLAAGQYDLTAYYDPQNDRSNTSITYTAFANPLAVSVLATPTETPVLTLSSRISFPDATKVSSSNAVLTAKIKNTGGYFDDNVIAAVFSSSGKDQLTNFGYHKIILDKNEEQTVTFSGNIGLEPNSYIVAVYYELNSAWTQFSTSNSFLPFTLVNDATGIEQTILNKPNLYPNPATDILYLQSEELVKSIRIMDISGKQVILIKPQTTGEISIPVTNLCRGTYILQSETETGIKVSKFIKK, encoded by the coding sequence ATGAAAAAAACATTATTATTCATTACTCTCTTCCTAATATTATTTTTGAATGCTTTTGCTGGTAGCAGAACAAGTAGTGAGGCACTGACTATTGCTAATTCTTTTCATCAGAAAAGCAAAGGTACTATCAAATTATTGTCTACAGAAAGTTCAACTTTAACGTTAGCGTATACTTGTACCGATGCCATTTCTACTCGTTCAACCAGTGAGAATGCTTACTATTACGTTTATAATATTGGGAATAATAATGGTTTTATTATCGTATCTGGTGATGATAGGGCAAAAGACATCCTCGGATATTCTGATGTTGGAAGCTTTGATATAAACTCTTTGCCACCCAATTTTACAACTTGGCTAGGTTTCTATCAAAAACAAATGAAATGCTTGATGGAGCAAACCGAAGTACAAACTGTTTCAACTACTACCCTAGCCAGTGTAAGCACTCGTCAAGCTACTTATGCCACTACTGTCTCTCCATTATTAGGAAATATAAAATGGAATCAAAGTTCTCCATATAACAATCTTTGTCCATTAATTAATACTACAACAAGAGCAGCAGCCGGATGTGTGGCTACTGCTATGTCCCAAGTTATGAGATTTTATAAATGGCCTGTAACTGGAATCGGAAGCAATACATATACATCCACAGATTTAAAGAAACAGCTTACAGCTAATTTCTCTGCAACAACTTATGATTGGGGAAATATGACAGAGACTTATAATAGCTCAAGCACTATTGCACAAAATTCTGCAGTAGCCACATTGGTCTATCATGCAGGTGTTTCTGTTAATATGAATTATGGCGAATCGAGTTCTGCATCTACATTTAGTATGGCCAAAGCATTAATTAATAATTTTGGTTACGATTCAAATCTTCAATATTATGAAAGAGATTTCTATTCCAGCTCAGAATGGATTAATCTTATAAAAACCGAATTGAACGCGCAACGCCCGGTTTTATATGCTGGACAAGCTACTGATGGTGGTCATGAGTTTGTGTGTGACGGTTATGACAGCAATAATTTATTTCACTTTAACTGGGGATGGGGAGGAATGTCTGATGGCTATTTTGAATTATCAGCTTTAAATCCAAGCTCATTAGGTATTGGCGGAGGAAATAGTGGTGGTTTCAATTCCGATCAGAATATTGTTGTCGGAATTCAAAAACCAAATAGTTCATCCACAGTACCAGCATATCAATTATATCTATACTCTTTGTTAAAGCCCGCATTAAATTCAGTCAATCGTTCCGATCAATTTACGATTTCAATTTCCCCTATTTATAATATGGGAATAAATACTTTTAGTGGTACTGTAGGAATTGCATTATATGACAACAACGGATTTGTAAAATTACTGGATTCTGATCAAATACCTTTAACAGAATCAGGTCATGGATATAATCTGTCATACACAAATAGTATTCCTACATCTGTAGTCAATGGTAATTATAAGTTATATTGTGTATTCACGCCGTCTGGTCAAACAAATTGGCAGATAATGAGAGGAAGAGTTGGAACTCCAAATTACTTAAATGTTTCAGTTTCATCATCAAATATTACGTTTAGCACACCTGATGTATATCCAAAGCTCACGCTCAATTCGTTGTCAGGTATTGGAACTCTTTATCAAAATAAAACCGGTCGATTTAAGCTAAATATTACAAATGCGGGTGGAGAGTACAACTCAAATATTGTTTTAAAACTGTCTTTAAGTAATTCCTCTTCTTCTCAAACTGTATGTACTGATCCTGTAACTATAGCGGCAGGTGAAACAAAGGATATTGAATTATCCGGAGATATTTCTTTAGCAGCAGGACAATATGACTTGACTGCTTATTATGATCCTCAAAATGATCGTTCAAATACATCTATAACATATACGGCTTTTGCTAATCCTTTAGCTGTTTCGGTTTTAGCAACACCAACTGAAACTCCGGTTCTCACGCTTTCATCTAGAATCTCCTTCCCTGACGCAACAAAGGTTAGTAGCAGTAATGCAGTACTAACAGCTAAAATAAAGAATACAGGAGGATACTTCGATGACAATGTAATTGCAGCCGTATTCTCATCATCAGGTAAAGACCAACTTACTAATTTTGGCTATCATAAGATTATTCTTGATAAAAATGAAGAGCAAACAGTTACATTTAGCGGAAATATTGGTTTAGAACCAAATTCTTATATCGTAGCAGTTTACTATGAATTGAATAGTGCCTGGACTCAATTCTCAACATCTAATAGTTTTTTGCCATTCACTCTTGTAAATGATGCTACAGGAATAGAACAAACAATATTAAATAAGCCAAACCTTTATCCAAATCCTGCAACAGATATTCTATATCTGCAATCAGAAGAATTAGTGAAATCAATCCGTATTATGGATATTTCCGGAAAACAGGTCATACTAATAAAGCCCCAAACTACTGGAGAAATCAGCATTCCCGTGACCAATCTTTGTAGAGGGACTTACATCCTTCAAAGTGAGACTGAAACTGGAATAAAAGTAAGTAAATTCATAAAAAAGTAA